The following DNA comes from Paenibacillus crassostreae.
AATATTCAACCTGTATTGGAGGAAGGATTCAAACCTGTGCTGAATGCATCACTCGTAGCCATCGCTTACCCTTTTGTCGAATCTGGTATCTTAATTGTATTGTTCCCACACGTTAATCGTTCACAACAGAATGGGAAATCGTTATTTACTGGTATCCTTATAGGGGGACTCTTCCTAGTTATCGTGACGATCCTCTCCACGTTAGTCTTAGGGGAAGATATGGCAAACAGACTCTATCCAAGTTATACACTTGCAAAAAAAATCAGTATAGGTAATTTTCTAGAACGGATCGAAGTCATCATAGCAGTGATTTGGATTGTTACCATTTTTATTCGAGTTACCCTTTTATTTTATGTGTCCATTATAGGAATAGCGCAAACCTTGAACTTAAAGGAGTACCGTTTCTTGATATACCCAATGGCTATCATACTAATTACCTTTTCTCAGATTGTTTTTCCGAATACAGCTTATTTCCAATCGTTCACACCGACCTGGACTATTCATGCGTTGATCATGGGCTTCTGTTTTCCCTTAGTATTGTGGGTGATCGGTAGCTTTAAGAAATAGGGTATAATGAAATAATAGACTTATAAATAGATTATTTAAGGAGAGAATTCCATGTACAAACTGATTGCGATCGATATCGACGACACATTAATTAACGATGACAAGGAAGTATTGCCTTCCACACAAGAGGCCCTCGAGCAAGCTGTGGCCAAAGATGTTGTCGTTACACTTGCTACGGGACGTGCTTATGCCTCTGCGAAGAATGTTGCGCGCCAGACTGGATTAAATGTTCCTATTATCACCTATCAAGGAGCTCTTATTAAGAATCTCTTGGATGAGAAAGTCCTTTATGAACGTTTTGTGCCCGCTGACGCTGCTCATAAGCTTTTTGAATATTGTATAGAGCATAATCTACATCTTCAGGTCTATATAGATGACAAACTATATGCAAGAGAAGAAAACCAGAAGCTAATCGATTACTGTAAGCTGAACAGAACCCCTTACTTTATTGAACCAGATTTTCTCAAAATGGTAGAACAACCTACACCCAAAATGCTCATTATTGATGAACCTGCCTATTTAGATGAAATAGCTCCTGTATTAAGAGAGTTATTAGGAGATCAAGTCCATATTACGAAATCCAAACCGAACTTTTTGGAAATTATGCATCATGAAGGTACAAAAGGTCATGCGCTTACCTTCTTGGCGAAGCATTTCAACGTGGAACTCTCTGAGACAATTGCCATTGGAGACTCTTGGAATGACCATGAGATGTTAGAAGTCGCTGGACTTGGTGTCGCTATGGGGAATGCTATTCCTGCCCTTAAGGAAATCGCGAATTATGTGACGTTAAGCAATAACGAAGATGGCATCAAGCATGTCATTGAGAAGTTTGTATTGAATGTGGAGTGAGTGAATAAATAGATACGCTCCTATTCTAGATCGATCTATGTAAACAACGACCACAATGAAGTACAATAAACCATCCACTGCATCGATGTGTGGATGGTTTTTTTGTTCTTCGAACTGTCTTTTATTTCGATTCTTTTTTCTCCGGCTTAATCGCTATTAGTGTTGCAATCGCTGCTAGAACACTTAATCCGCTTAGGATATAAAATAGGTAATTCTCAGTATACTTCATCATAATGGCCATAACAGGTGGCCCAGAAGCCACACCGCCAAATCTCATCGAGCTGTAAATGGATGTAACAGACCCGCGTTCCTTCTTCTCAATTCCAGATGTAATTAACGCATCCAAAGAGGGTAATCCTACCCCAATCCCAATACCACTTAACGTAAATAAGGTTACTATGAACCATAGCGATTTAGAAAAGCTTAGTGTCGCTATCGAGGCAGCTAACAAGACAATACCCCCAAATGTGATCCATTTCATGAGGACTTTATTTTCTTTAATGACCTTCCCTGTAATATAAGAGGCAATACATAACCCCCCTAATGGGATGGCAAGTAAAAGCCCCTTTTTCACACCTTTGATGTGATGAACCTTTTCCAAGATATCGGACAAATAGAATAATACTGCAAATAACACAAACATTAAAATAATTCCAATTACAAATACAGCGAAGAGCCATTTCCAGTTGTTTTTGAAAGTATTTTTAATGCTGGCTATAAACTTTTTGAAAGGAATGAAATCTTGGTCTTTTTTTGGGGGTTTCACCAAGAAAAACATGAGTACAATTGAAATTAAACAAAATACTGGAATAGAGAAAAAAGGGAGATACCAAAAAAATCCTGCTAAAAAAGCACCTAAAACAGGACTTAATACTTTTCCAAGCGTGTTGGATGTTTCGATGAGACCTAATGAGCTACTCACTTCCTCATCCGTTTTGAACATGTCACCCACGAGTGGCAGTACAATCGGGAATGCTCCAGCAGCCCCAACCCCTTGAAAAGCACGCCCTATTAAAATAATCCAATAAGGGTTATCCATCTTCCAGCCAGCCCATGCAGAAATAAGTCCACCAATAGCTGCAATAATTAGGCTTGGAATGATTACCTTCTTCCTACCTATACGGTCAGATAAGAATCCTGCAATGGGTATTAGTATGATCGCTACAATCGAATAGACTGTAATAATCATACTGGATTGAAAAGAAGATATTCCTAGTTCATGTTCCATAGCTGGAAGCACTGGAATAAGCATCGAGTTCCCCAGCGTCATAACAAGCGGAATAGATGAAATGGATATAATAGCCCATTTTTGATTATTCGGTTTCCCCCTTGATTTCTTCGAACCATTTCTCGCTATCACAGCCCGATTATTATCTTCTTGTCCCAATGATTGCACGCCCTTTTGTTCATATTTTTCCGAAGGTTTAACCTAATTTTCAGAGATCACACTAAGCTTAATATGGACTTTTATAGGATAGATTATCAATCATTTACGATGCTCTTTCCTTATTCCAGACCTTTCTCTTCATAATTATTGTGGCAATTGCAATTAGGGCAATAAATAACAGACTAACAAAGAATCCCGGACGTATATGTTTCTCGAGCAAAGTTCCACTTACAGCCATCGCCATGAGCAATAGGCCCACCCATGCAAGAATTTTACTCCACACTTTTTCTTTTAAAATTTTGAAGGACGACAAAATAATGAAGACCCAGTTATACAATATTAAAATACCGGCCGAAGTTGTAATATATTCGTATATCTTTCCTGGTAATAACAATGCAGTAATTATTGAAGCTAACAAACCAATCGTTGCAAGCACTAGAGATGCAAAGGGTAATTTTTTAAACTTTAATTTCTTTGCGAATAGTTTAGGCGCGTTTCCATCCTTGGCTATCGTTACTAAAAGATTCGTCACACCAAATAATGAAGCAGTCATCGTAGAAAACCCAGCGAGGATTATGGCCCCATTAAATACATGTGGAAAAAAAGCAAGCTGAAAACTATCCATTGCTGTAACAAAAGGGCTTTCTTTTTCAGTAAATGCCTCAATCGTTGCCATCGTTACTGCTAAGCCCATAGATATAACATAAATAATGGTCAGAACAATAAGCATAATCGTCCCTGCTTTCGGTGCATCTTCTTTCTTTTTTAGCTGCATCGCCATCAGACCAATGACCTCTATTCCTCCAAATGCATAAAATGCATAAATAAGTGATGTCCAAAATCCTTTCATCCCCTTTGGGAATAGCTCACTAAAGGTATTTGGAAATGATGGTGGTTCCCCGCCTTTGAGACCAAACCAACCGAATACAGCACTTACCGCTAAAATAATAAACATGACGATCGCTGCAGTCTTAATCACTGCAAGGACGTTCTCAACCCGATCGAATCCCTTCGTTCCAAATAACACGACAACAATTGCTAAAATCGCGTATCCTGATGCAAATATCCAAAGTGGGGCCTTTGGAAACCAAAATTGCGATAATATCGCGAGCGCAGTCAATTGGCTACCCATAATAAGAATATTGGAAGACCAATAATTCCAACCACAGCTAAATCCTGCCCAGCGCCCAAATGCTTTATCAGCATAGTAACAAAAAGAGCCTTCCTGAGGGTCTGCGGCTGTCATTTTGGCAAGTAAATTATAGACGATATATGTTCCTAATGCAGCTAGAATAAATGAAAAAACAATGGAAGGTCCCGTTGTCTGTATACCAATCGTTGATCCGAGAAAATAACCCGTTCCAATTGTGCAACCAACACCGATTAATGACAACTGCCACCATTGCATGTCCCCTTGCTCAACACCATCCTTACTTGAGCTTTCCTCCTCACTACCTGAGCCGCAATTAGCTTCTTTCATCGTGAAATCCCTCCTACCATAAGTCTTAGTATTGTTAACACAAC
Coding sequences within:
- a CDS encoding amino acid permease, translated to MKEANCGSGSEEESSSKDGVEQGDMQWWQLSLIGVGCTIGTGYFLGSTIGIQTTGPSIVFSFILAALGTYIVYNLLAKMTAADPQEGSFCYYADKAFGRWAGFSCGWNYWSSNILIMGSQLTALAILSQFWFPKAPLWIFASGYAILAIVVVLFGTKGFDRVENVLAVIKTAAIVMFIILAVSAVFGWFGLKGGEPPSFPNTFSELFPKGMKGFWTSLIYAFYAFGGIEVIGLMAMQLKKKEDAPKAGTIMLIVLTIIYVISMGLAVTMATIEAFTEKESPFVTAMDSFQLAFFPHVFNGAIILAGFSTMTASLFGVTNLLVTIAKDGNAPKLFAKKLKFKKLPFASLVLATIGLLASIITALLLPGKIYEYITTSAGILILYNWVFIILSSFKILKEKVWSKILAWVGLLLMAMAVSGTLLEKHIRPGFFVSLLFIALIAIATIIMKRKVWNKERAS
- a CDS encoding Cof-type HAD-IIB family hydrolase, producing the protein MYKLIAIDIDDTLINDDKEVLPSTQEALEQAVAKDVVVTLATGRAYASAKNVARQTGLNVPIITYQGALIKNLLDEKVLYERFVPADAAHKLFEYCIEHNLHLQVYIDDKLYAREENQKLIDYCKLNRTPYFIEPDFLKMVEQPTPKMLIIDEPAYLDEIAPVLRELLGDQVHITKSKPNFLEIMHHEGTKGHALTFLAKHFNVELSETIAIGDSWNDHEMLEVAGLGVAMGNAIPALKEIANYVTLSNNEDGIKHVIEKFVLNVE
- a CDS encoding GerAB/ArcD/ProY family transporter; this translates as MKLDPGKISSRQFSILISLYIIGSAILNIPSMIGSIAKQDSWISATLALAIGLIILPLYIHLGNRFSHAIFSWYTEKVLSKWVGRVVSLLFFVSYPFLITILSLRNVGDFVTIEVMTDTPIQAIHFMMILVVIMGVRLGLEPLARTAELFFPFVILLVLIFTLLVSPQIDIHNIQPVLEEGFKPVLNASLVAIAYPFVESGILIVLFPHVNRSQQNGKSLFTGILIGGLFLVIVTILSTLVLGEDMANRLYPSYTLAKKISIGNFLERIEVIIAVIWIVTIFIRVTLLFYVSIIGIAQTLNLKEYRFLIYPMAIILITFSQIVFPNTAYFQSFTPTWTIHALIMGFCFPLVLWVIGSFKK
- a CDS encoding MFS transporter — protein: MIARNGSKKSRGKPNNQKWAIISISSIPLVMTLGNSMLIPVLPAMEHELGISSFQSSMIITVYSIVAIILIPIAGFLSDRIGRKKVIIPSLIIAAIGGLISAWAGWKMDNPYWIILIGRAFQGVGAAGAFPIVLPLVGDMFKTDEEVSSSLGLIETSNTLGKVLSPVLGAFLAGFFWYLPFFSIPVFCLISIVLMFFLVKPPKKDQDFIPFKKFIASIKNTFKNNWKWLFAVFVIGIILMFVLFAVLFYLSDILEKVHHIKGVKKGLLLAIPLGGLCIASYITGKVIKENKVLMKWITFGGIVLLAASIATLSFSKSLWFIVTLFTLSGIGIGVGLPSLDALITSGIEKKERGSVTSIYSSMRFGGVASGPPVMAIMMKYTENYLFYILSGLSVLAAIATLIAIKPEKKESK